DNA sequence from the Oncorhynchus masou masou isolate Uvic2021 unplaced genomic scaffold, UVic_Omas_1.1 unplaced_scaffold_823, whole genome shotgun sequence genome:
attccctacatagtacactacttctcaccagagcttatggcatcctattccctacatagtacactacttctcaccagagcttatggcatcctattccctacatagtacactacttctcaccagagctcatggcatcctattccctacatagtacactacttctcaccagagcttatggcattctattccctacatagtacactacttctcaccagagcttatggcatcctattccctacatagtacactacttctcaccagagctcatggcatcctattccctacatagtacactacttctcaccagagcgtatggcattctattccctacatagtacactacttctcaccagagcttatggcatcctattccctacatagtacactacttctcaccagagctcatggcatcctattccctacatagtacactacttctcaccagagcgtatggcattctattccctacatagtacactacttctcaccagagcttatggcattctattccctacatagtacactacttctcaccagagctcatggcatcctattccctacatagtacactacttctcaccagagcttatggcatcctattccctacatagtacactacttctcaccagagcttatggcatcctattccctacatagtacactacttctcaccagagcttatggcatcctattccctacatagtacactacttctcaccagagcttatggcatcctattccctacatagtacactacttctcaccagagcttatggcatcctattccctacatagtacactacttctcaccagagcttatggcatcctattccctacatagtacactacttctcaccagagctcatggcatcctattccctacatagtacactacttctcaccagagctcatggcatcctattccctacatagtacactacttctcaccagagcgtatggcattctattccctacatagtacactacttctcaccagagcgtatggcattctattccctacatagtacactacttctcaccagagcttatggcattctattccctacatagtacactacttctcaccagagcgtatggcatcctattccctacatagtacactacttctcaccagagctcatggcatcctattccctacatagtacactacttctcaccagagcgtatggcattctattccctacatagtacactacttctcaccagagcttatggcattctattccctacatagtacactacttctcaccagagcgtatggcatcctattccctacatagtacactacttctcaccagagctcatggcatcctattccctacatagtacactacttctcaccagagcgtatggcatcctattccctacatagtacactacttctcaccagagctcatggcatcctattccctacatagtacactacttctcacCAAAGCTcatggcattctattccctacatagtacactacttttaaccagagctcatggcattctattccctacatagtacactacttttaatcagagcttatggcattctattccctacatagtacactacttctcaccagagctcatggcatcctattccctacatagtacactacttttaaccagagctcatggcatcctattcactacatagtacactacttttaaccagagcttATGGCATTCTATacactacatagtacactactgagGAAATAATCTGTCATTAGGAACACGCCCATATCCGTCCCTAGAACTGTGGTCACAAACATCTTCTACCTCCTCGGCTGTCATTTGGGAGAGGAGATGTTGCAggtagcctgagtgccagtctgtctGTGCCATCATGCCTACGGTTTGTGTCGGCACAAACAGACCTGCTACCGGGCTATTGTAGGTGGTCTCAACTCCCCTCGGTCGCCGTGGGTTACTTCCGTTTGCTCTTGTTGTCGGTGGTTTGGAACACGCTGGAGGCCGACATGAGGTTCTCGATGTACTGGCCTAGAACCTGGTTCTCCGACTTCAACTTCAGGTTCTCCTCTTTGACCGCATCCACACGTGCTGACAGGTCTGGAACAACAGAGGTGCAGAACTTAGAACTAGACAGACCAGTGTTTCCCCGAGATAATCATTTTTAAGGCTGGGTGCAACAGAGGTTGACAGGGAGGCCACCCCCCCCCTAAGTAATGATAGATGACCTGCCGATACAGAACCAGAACTCTCCTGATAGATTATTCCACATCAATGCCAGACTAGACTGAATGTTTTAGCTTATTCCACATCAATGCCAGACTAGACTGAATGTTTTAGCTTATTCCACATCAATGCCAGACTAGACTGAATGTTTTAGCTTATTCCACATCAATGCCAGACGAGACTGAATGTTTTAGCTTATTCCACATCAATGCCAGACTAGACTGAATGTTTTAGCTTATTCCACATCAATGCCAGACTAGACTGAATGTTTTAGCTTATTCCACATCAATGCCAGACGAGACTGAATGTTTTAGCTTATTCCACATCAATGCCAGACTAGACTGAATGTTTTAGCTTATTCCACATCAATGCCAGACTAGACTGAATGTTTTAGCTTATTCCACATCAATGCCAGACTAGACAATGTTTTAGCTTATTCCACATCAATGCCAGACTAGACTGAATGTTTTAGCTTATTCCACATCAATGCCAGACGAGACTGAATGTTTTAGCTTATTCCACATCAATGCCAGACTAGACTGAATGTTTTAGCTTATTCCACATCAATGCCAGACGAGACTGAATGTTTTAGCTTATTCCACATCAATGCCAGACTAGACTGAATGTTTTAGCTTATTCCACATCAATGCCAGACTAGACTGAATGTTTTAGCTTATTCCACATCAATGCCAGACTAGACTGAATGATTTCGTTTATTCCACATCAAAAAaattttttaccttttattttactaggcaagtcagttaagaacaaattcttattttcaatgacggcctgggaacagtgggttaactgcctgttcaggggcagaacgacaggtttgtaccttgtcagctcggggatacgaactcgcaacctttcggttgctagtccaatgctctaaccactaggctaccctgccgccccacatcaATGCCAGATGAGACTGAATGTTTTAGCTTATTCCACATCAATGCCAGACTAAACTGAATGTTTTAGCTTATTCCACATCAATGCCAGACTAGACTGAATGTTTTAGCTTATTCCACATCAATGCCAGACTAGACTGAATGTTTTAGCTTATTCCACATCAATGACAAATACTCCTCCCTGCCAGACTAGACTGATTGTTTTAGAGACATGAACACACCTTCCActgtgtaacagagaggagagacatgaacacaccttccactgtgtaacagagagaagagacatgaacacaccttccactgtgtaacagagagaggagagacatgaacacaccttccactgtgtaacagagaggagacatgaacacaccttccactgtgtaacagagaggagacatgaacacaccttccactgtgtaacagagaggagacatgaacacaccttccactgtgtaacagagagagaggagacatgaacacaccttccactgtgtaacagagagaggagacatgaacacaccttccactgtgtaacagagagaggagacatgaacacaccttccactgtgtaacagagaggagacatgaacacaccttccactgtgtaacagagaggagacatgaacacaccttccactgtgtaacagagagaggagacatgaacacaccttccactgtgtaacagagagaggagacatgaacacaccttccactgtgtaacagagagaggagacatgaacacaccttccactgtgtaacagagaggagacatgaacacaccttccactgtgtaacagaggagacatgaacacaccttccactgtgtaacagaggagacatgaacacaccttccactgtgtaacagagaggagacatgaacacaccttccactgtgtaacagagaggagacatgaacacaccttccactgtgtaacagagagagaggagagacatgaacacaccttccactgtgtaacagagaggagacatgaacacaccttccactgtgtaacagaggagacatgaacacaccttccactgtgtaacagagaggagagacatgaacacaccttccactgtgtaacagagaggagacatgaacacacattccactgtgtaacagagaggagacatgaacacaccttccactgtgtaacagagaggagacatgaacacaccttccactgtgtaacagagaggagacatgaacacaccttccactgtgtaacagagaggagacatgaacacaccttccactgtgtaacagagaggagacatgaacacacattccactgtgtaacagagaggagacatgaacacaccttccactgtgtaacagagagaggagacatgaacacaccttccactgtgtaacagagaggagacatgaacacaccttccactgtgtaacagaggagacatgaacaaaccttccactgtgtaacagagaggagacatgaacacaccttccactgtgtaacagagaggagacatgaacaaaccttccactgtgtaacagagagaggagagacatgaacacaccttccactgtgtaacagagaggagacatgaacacaccttccactgtgtaacagagaggagacatgaacacaccttccactgtgtaacagagaggagagacatgaacacaccttccactgtgtaacagagaggagacatgaacacacattccactgtgtaacagagaggagacatgaacacaccttccactgtgtaacagagaggagacatgaacacaccttccactgtgtaacagagaggagacatgaacacaccttccactgtgtaacagggaggagacatgaacacaccttccactgtgtaacagagaggagacatgaacacaccttccactgtgtaacagggaggagacatgaacacaccttccactgtgtaacagagagaggagacatgaacacaccttccactgtgtaacagagagacatgaacacaccttccactgtgtaacagagaggagacatgaacacaccttccactgtgtaacagagaggagacatgaacacaccttccactgtgtaacagagagaggagacatgaacacaccttccactgtgtaacagagagaggagagacatgaacacaccttccactgtgtaacagagaggagacatgaacacaccttccactgtgtaacagaggagacatgaacacaccttccactgtgtaacagagaggagacatgaacacaccttccactgtgtaacagagaggagacatgaacacaccttccactgtgtaacagagaggagacatgaacacaccttccactgtgtaacagagagaggagacatgaacacaccttccactgtgtaacagagagacatgaacacaccttccactgtgtaacagagaggagacatgaacacaccttccactgtgtaacagagagaggagacatgaacacaccttccactgtgtaacagagagaggagacatgaacacaccttccactgtgtaacagagagaggagagacatgaacacaccttccactgtgtaacagagaggagacatgaacacaccttccactgtgtaacagagagacatgaacacaccttccactgtgtaacagagagacatgaacacaccttccactgtgtaacagagaggagacatgaacacaccttccactgtgtaacagagaggagacatgaacacaccttccactgtgtaatagagaggagacatgaacacaccttccactgtgtaacagagagaggagacatgaacacaccttccactgtgtaacagagagacatgaacacaccttccactgtgtaacagagaggagacatgaacacaccttccactgtgtaacagagagaggagagacatgaacacaccttccactgtgtaacagagagagagatgtgtgtaacagagagagagatgtgtgtaacagagagagatgtgtaacagagagagatgtgtaacagagagagagagagatgtgtaacagagagagatgtgtaacagagagagatgtgtaacagagagagatgttACCTTCCAGTGTGTGTTGTAGCTCCAGCACCTGGTTGATGAGCCTagtcttctcctccatctcaacCTGGTTCTCCATGTctcctgacaaacacacacacactatattactgaacacacacaacacaacacacactatattactgaacacacacaacacaacacacactatattactgaacacacacaacacactatattactgaacaaacaacacacacactatattactgaacacacacaacacaacacacactatattactgaacacacacaacacaacacacactatattactgaacacacacaacacaacacacactatattactgaacacacacaacacacactatattactgaacacacacacacacacacactatattactgaacacacacacacacacactatattactgaacacacacacacacacactatattactgaacacacacacacacacactatattactgaacacacaccacaacacacactatattactgaacacacacaacacaacacacactatattactgaacacacacaacacacactatattactgaacacacacacacacacacactatattactgaacacacacacacacacactatattactgaacacacacacacacacactatattactgaacacacaccacaacacacactatattactgaaccaacacaacacatacacactatattactgaacacacacacactatattactgaacacacacacacatacactatattactgaacacacacaacacacacactatattactgaacacacacacacacatacacactatattactgaacacacacacacatacacactatattactgaacaaacacacataaacactatattactgaacacacacacactatattactgaacacacacaacacacacactatattactGAACAAACACAACACGCACTATATTACcgaacaaacacaacacacactatattaccgaacacacacacaatatattactgaacacacacaacacaacacacactatattactgaacacacacacactatattactgaacaaacacaacacaacacacactatattactgaacacacacacatacacacactatattactgaacaaacacacacacacacacacacacacactatattactgaacacacaccacaacacacactatattactgaaccaacacaacacatacacactatattactgaacacacacacactatattactgaacacacacacacatacactatattactgaacacacacaacacacacactatattactgaacacacacacacacatacacactatattactgaacacacacacacatacacactatattactgaacaaacacacataaacactatattactgaacacacacacactatattactgaacacacacaacacacacactatattactGAACAAACACAACACGCACTATATTACcgaacaaacacaacacacactatattaccgaacacacacacaatatattactgaacacacacaacacaacacacactatattactgaacacacacacactatattactgaacaaacacaacacaacacacactatattactgaacacacacacactatattactgaacaaacacaacacaacacacactatattaccgaacacacacacatacacactactattgtaaagtggctgttccactggatgtcagaaggtgaattcaccaatttgtaagtcgctctggataagagcgtctgctaaatgacttaaatgtaaatgtaaatgtatattactgaacaaacaacacacacactatattactgaacacatacaacacacactatattactgaacacatacacacaaacacactatattactgaacacatacacacaaacacacaacattactgaacacacacgtaaacaatcagacagacagacagacagacagacagacagacagacagacagacagacagacagacagacagacagacagacagacagacagacagacagacagacagacagacagacagacagacagacagacagacagacagacagacagacgttcaTTACCATCCATGTGACAGTTCATGGTGAAGTCCTCGTTGTCCTGTTTGGTGAGCAGGACTGCAGTTCCTCTGTCCCCTGTAGACACACATCAAGGTGATCAAAACATATAGTTAGTTTCAATCATACGATTTCTATtatacatctttatttaactgggtaagtcagttaggaacaaattattatttacaatgacggccttcccccGGCCGAACCCGGAGCAGGACGACGCTGGGACGACGctgcgccgccctacgggactcccaatcacggacggtggtgacacagcctggaatcgaaccagggtctgtagtgacgtctccagcactgagacacagtgccttagaccgctaaaccagggtctgtagtgacgcctctagcactgagacacagtgccttagaccgctgaaccagggtctgtagtgacgcctctagcactgagacacagtgccttagaccgctgaaccagggtctgtagtgacgcctctagcactgagacacagtaccttagaccgctgaaccagggtctgtagtgacgtctctaacactgagacacagtgccttagaccgctgaaccagggtctgtagtgacgtctctaaCACTGAGacgcagtaccttagaccgctgaaccagggtctgtagtgacacctctagcactgagacacagtaccttagaccgctgaaccagggtctgtagtgacgtctctagcactgagacacagtgccttagaccgctgaaccagggtctgtagtgacgcctctagcactgagacacagtaccttagaccgctgaaccagggtctgtagtgacgtctctagcactgagacacagtgccttagaccgctgaaccagggtctgtagtgacgcctctagcactgagacacagtgccttagaccgctgaaccagggtctgtagtgacgcctctagtactgagacacagtgccttagaccgctgaaccagggtctgtagtgacacctctagcactgagacacagtgccttagaccgctgaaccagggtctgtagtgacgcctctagcactgagacacagtaccttagaccgctgaaccagggtcagtagtgacgcctctagcactgagatgcagaacctcagaccgctgaaccacaAGGATCCAAAGCAACGTAACATGTGCCGGAGCACTGCCATCTCATTCAAAGAGACCTCATCTGTCCCGAAACCAAAAAGCCCTTGGTCTCCAACTAACGGTCCCCAGTTACCTCCTCGACCTGCCTAACGGACTGGTAACTCAAACAACGTGGATAAAGGTAGCTAGTTAGATAAGTGAACACCAGTACTACTATGTTAGCTGGCTACCATCATCTACATAACCAAACaagaagacagaggaagacataACAGGCCAAGATGACAAATGATGCTAGCTGTCTCTCTGTTACAGTAACTAAACATCACCACACCCAAGACCAACCAGCCAGCTGTCTCTCTAGCTGTTACAGTAACTAAACAACAACACACCCAAGACCAGCCAGCTAGCTGTCTCTCCAGCTgttacagtaactaaacacacccaagaccagccagctagctgtctctctagctgttacagtaactaaacacacccAAGACCATCCAGCTAGCTGTCTCTCTAGCTgttacagtaactaaacacacccAAGACCATCCAGCTAGCTGTCTCTCTAGCTgttacagtaactaaacacacccAAGACCATCCAGCTAGCTGTCTCTCTAGCTGTTACAGTAACTAAACAACAACACACCCAAGACCATCCAGCTAGCTGTCTCTCTAGCTgttacagtaactaaacacacccaagaccagccagctagctgtctctctagctgttacagtaactaaacaacaacacactcaagaccagccagccagctgtctctctagctgttacagtaactaaacacacccaagaccagccagctagctgtctctctagctgttacagtaactaaacacacccaagaccagccagctagctgtctctctagctgttacagtaactaaacacacccAAGACCAGCCAGCTAGCTGTCTCTCCAGCGGTTACAGAAACTAAACACACCCAAAACCAGCCAGCtagctctctctccagctgttacagtaactaaacacacccaagaccagccagctagctgtctctctagctgttacagtaactaaacacacccaagaccagccagctagctgtctctctagctgttacagtaactaaacacacccAAGACCAGGCAGCTCGCTGTCTCTCTAGCTGTTACAGTAACTAAACAACAACACACCCAAGACCAGCCAGCTAGCTGTCTCTCTAGCTgttacagtaactaaacacacccaagaccagccagctagctgtctctctagctgttacagtaactaaacacacccAAGACCATCCAGCTAGCTGTCTCTCTAGCTGTTACAGTAACTAAACAACAACACACCCAAGACCAGCCAGCCAGCTGTCTCTCTAGCTgttacagtaactaaacacacccaagaccagccagccagctgtctctctagctgttacagtaactaaacacacccAAGACCAGCCAGCTAGCTGTCTCTCTAGCTGTTACAGTAACTAAACATAAACACACCCAAGACCAGCCAGCTAGCTGTCTCTCTAGCTGTTACAGTAACTAAACATAAACACACCCAAGACCATCCAGCTAGCTGTCTCTCTAGCTGTTACAGTAACTAAACAACAACACACCCAAGACCAGCCAGCTAGCTGTCTCTCTAGCTgttacagtaactaaacacacccaagaccagccagctagctgtctctctagctgttacagtaactaaacacacccAAGACCATCCAGCTAGCTGTCTCTCTAGCTGTTACAGTAACTAAACAACAACACACCCAAGACCAGCCAGCCAGCTGTCTCTCTAGCTgttacagtaactaaacacacccaagaccagccagccagctgtctctctagctgttacagtaactaaacacacccAAGACCAGCCAGCTAGCTGTCTCTCTAGCTGTTACAGTAACTAAACAACAACACACCCAAGACCAGCCAGCCAGCTGTCTCTCTAGCTgttacagtaactaaacacacccaagaccagccagctagctgtctctctagctgttacagtaactaaacacacccAAGACCATCCAGCTAGCTGTCTCTCTAGCTGTTACAGTAACTAAACAACAACACACCCAAGACCAGCCAGCTAGCTGTCTCTCTAGCTgttacagtaactaaacacacccAAGACCATCCAGCTAGCTGTCTCTCTAGCTGTTACAGTAACTAAACAACAACACACCCAAGACCAGCCAGCCAGCTGTCTCTCTAGCTGTTACAGAAACTAAACACACCCAAGACCAGCCAGCTAGCTGTCTCTCCAGCTgttacagtaactaaacacacccaagaccagccagctagctgtctctctagctgttacagtaactaaacacacccAAGACCAGCCAGCTAGCTGTCTCTCCAGCTgttacagtaactaaacacacccAAGACCAGCCAGCTAGCTGTCTCTCCAGCTgttacagtaactaaacacacccaagaccagccagctagctgtctctctatctgttacAGTAACTAAACAACAACACACCCAAGACCAGCCAGCCAGCTGTCTCTCCAGCTgttacagtaactaaacacacccaagaccagccagctagctgtctctctatctgttacagtaactaaacacacccAAGACCAGCCAGCTAGCTGTCTCTCCAGCTgttacagtaactaaacacacccAAGACCAGGCAGCTGGTAAGTTAGCATAGCGGCAGGCTAATGTTAGCCATCTAGCTGGTTCATACGATATGCTCACCTTTTACAGAGAAGGAAGAAAACGACTCCTGTAGCTAACTACCGGCTGTCACATTAATACCTGCGATATTACGATGTTAGTTTGTGTACCTAACTAACTCGTAGTTAGTCACAATGGTCGTTACAGTAGCAAGTTAGACAGCTAAAATCTCAGAAAATCTGTCAAATCCGTAGAATTGACGTGCGAATCTCAACAACGACAAGCCTCGTAAGTCTCGTTACATTTCTGAAATGTCAGTCACTTACCCTTCGATATAATAGCAATATTGTGTCAAAACGTTAGC
Encoded proteins:
- the LOC135537593 gene encoding short coiled-coil protein B isoform X3; this translates as MNCHMDGDMENQVEMEEKTRLINQVLELQHTLEDLSARVDAVKEENLKLKSENQVLGQYIENLMSASSVFQTTDNKSKRK
- the LOC135537593 gene encoding short coiled-coil protein B isoform X2 — encoded protein: MEAELEEEDGSFTNISLADDRPSGDRGTAVLLTKQDNEDFTMNCHMDDMENQVEMEEKTRLINQVLELQHTLEDLSARVDAVKEENLKLKSENQVLGQYIENLMSASSVFQTTDNKSKRK
- the LOC135537593 gene encoding short coiled-coil protein B isoform X1, which produces MEAELEEEDGSFTNISLADDRPSGDRGTAVLLTKQDNEDFTMNCHMDGDMENQVEMEEKTRLINQVLELQHTLEDLSARVDAVKEENLKLKSENQVLGQYIENLMSASSVFQTTDNKSKRK